One Enterobacter asburiae genomic window, GGACAGAGACGGGCTAAACGGGCTCGGCGCGCGCGGCGTGGTCTTCGTCGGCGACAACGGGATTCAGGTGATTTTCGGTGCCAGAGCACAGTTTATCGCCCAGACCATGTCCACCATGATCGGCAAATAATAAGATGCCTGAACGACACGTCTCCTGTACGCTGGGAGACGTGTTTTATCTGGCTGATAATCGGCAAATTTCAGGGAGCGGTTTTGAAGAAAGTCAGCATTATTGATGTCGCAAAGCACGCGGGCGTGTCGGTCTCAACCGTCTCGCTGGTTTTGCGCCAGAAAGGGAAAATCTCAGAGGCAACGATCGGGAAGGTCAACGCTGCCATCAATACGCTGGGCTATGTTCATAACGTCGCCGCTGCCAACCTCCGCGCTAACACCTCCAACCTGATTGGCCTGATCCTCCGCGACTTCAGCGACAGCTTTTCCATCAAGGTGATGGCGAGCATCGTTCAGGAGCTGGAGAAGCAGGGATATATGGTTTTTCTCGGCCAGCCGCTGAACGATCGGGAACATCTGGAACGTACCCTGCTGTCGTTTAAGCAGCAGGGTGTCGCGGGCGTTATTTATCTCGCGTCTGACACCCGTACCTCTGCTCTGCCGGAGCAGATCCGCCAGTGTCCGCTGCCGCTGGTAGTGGTCTCGCAGTCTCTGCTCGATGAAAAATGCAATCTGGTGATGCGCGACAACCGCCAGGCGGCGAACCTGGCCGCGCGCTATCTTATCGAGCGTGGACACCGCACGATCGCCTATATTGGTGGACGCGAGGGCTGCCTTATCCGCGAGCAGCGCCTGCTCGGTTTTCGCAGCGCCATGACACAGAACGGACTGGTCTGGCGCGATGACTATTCACCGGCCTGCAGCGACGACACGCAGGCCGCCGCGATGGCGACTCGCCAGCTGCTGGAAAAAAATAACGCCATCACTGCCCTGCTCTGCCATTCGCCGGATGCCATGATCGGTTCAATTTCCGGCATTCATCAGGTGGGTCGCACCGTAGGGAAAGATGTGTTTTTAACTCAGCAGGTGGCGCTGATCGGTTTTGAAGATATGCTGCACGTTAACCTCACGTCACCTTCATTCACCTACGTCTCCTCGGCCAGTGACGAAACCGGGCGCCAGGCGGCGGGGCTGATTATCCGCAAGCTGAAAGAGCCTGATCTGCAAACCCAGCGCATTACCCTCTCCGGGCAGCTTATCGCGCGCGAATCGGCGTAAAATCAGAATTTAGCACAGGTTTGTAAAAGCGAATTCGCTGCTATATTTCCATGATTTACCATGGATAATCGTAATGCCTACCGTTATTACCCACGCTGCCGTTCCGCTTTGTCTGGGCTTAGGCCTGGGAACCAAAGTGATTCCTCCCCGCCTGCTGTTTGCCGGAATTGTCCTCGCCATGCTGCCGGATGCCGACGTGCTGGCGTTTAAATTCGGCGTCGCGTACGGCAATGTTTTCGGCCATCGCGGCTTTACCCACTCCCTGCTGTTCGCCTTTGTGGTGCCGATACTGTGTGTGCTGATCGGCCGACGATGGTTCCGGGCCAGCCTGACGCGGTGCTGGCTGTTTTTAACGGTGTCATTGCTGTCGCACAGCCTGCTGGATTCGATTACTACGGGCGGGAAAGGCGTCGGCTGGCTGTGGCCATGGTCAGATGAACGCTTCTTTGCGCCGTGGCAGGTCATTAAGGTCGCGCCGTTTGCGCTGTCGCGCTATACCACGCCGTACGGGCATCAGGTGATCGTGTCAGAACTGCTGTGGGTGTGGCTGCCGGGGGCAGTGCTGATGGGGTTGCTGTGGTGGAGGCGGAGGTAAAAGCAAAACGGCAACTCAAGTTGCCGTTTTTAGTGTTTGCACCCTCTCCCTGTGGGCTGAGGGTTCCCCAGAAAAATGAAAAGCACGATGAAGTGTGATCTACTGGTTGCGCTAACAAATCAGAAGAGACCTCATCGTGCCTTTACAGACAGTCTGCCAGAAATTTTTCTCCGCGTCTTTACCTGACATTCACAGCTTCCGGGTCAATGTCCTTGTTTCCATGGCCGTCGCCCTCACGCACGGGGCCAACCTGACCCTGACCAGCCTTGGACGTACCCTTCCCGGCAGGGCGCACGTCAAAAATAAAATTAAACGTGTCGACCGTGCCCTGGGTAATACCGCCCTTCACCGTGATATTCCCCGTATTCAGCACCTGCTCACACATACCATCACCTCCCTGATGCCCTTCTGCATGATTGCTGTCGACTGGACAGGCTGGCATGACAGGAACTGGCATCTTCTGCGGGCAAGCCTGGTCTGTAATGGGCGTTCACTTCCGCTTATGAGTGAGGTTGTTCCCGCAGAGCTGGCACAGAACAGTGATGTCCAGTGCCGCTTCCTTGACCGCCTGCATGATGCCATCCCGAAAGATAAAGCCGTCACCATCATTACGGATGCAGGCTTCCGGACAGACTGGTTCCGGCATGTGAGCCTGCTGGGCTGGCGCTTCACCGGCAGGGTCAGGGGCTGTATCAGCTTCCGGCTGGAGGATGAGAAAAAGTGGATGAAAATCAGTGAGCTTGAGGCTACCGGACAACCGGTCTGCGTGGGTTACGGTGTCCTGTCCCGTAAACCACGAACGCCCTGTTACGGCCGGTTTTATCTGCACAGGCGCCCGGAAGCAGGGCGTCACGGAAAGGGAGGAATGCCAAAAACACAGCGGGAACACCGCAGCAGCGCCCGTGAGCCCTGGCTGCTGTTCAGTAATGCAGAGGGACTGGAGCCACACCAGATAATGGCGCTGTACAGCCGCCGAATGCAGATAGAACAGAACTTCCGGGACGACAAAAGTCCCCGCTTCGGGTTCGGTCTGAGGCTGAGCCGGAGTCAGGGAAAAGGGCGGCTGGAAGTGCTGAATATGGTCGCGGCAATGGCAAGTCTGGTGATGTGGCTGGCAGGTTACAGGGCAGAAAGACAGTGTTTACACTGGCACTATCAGGCAAGCAGCATCAGGCACAGGCGGGTGCTGTCATACCTGAGTCTGGCAGAAGAAGTCATCCGGCATGAGCCTGGAAAAGTGAGACGGCTAAATATAGGTAACGAGATGAAAAAGCTGGGAAAAGAGTACAGTAATATGGTCATGGTGGCATGACCATATTACTGGGGATCCCTCAGCCCTGTGGGAGAGGGCTGGGGTGAGGGCATCAGCGCGCACTGGACTTACTTACGGCGCCAGGTCGTTCCCTGTGGGCCATCTTCCAGAATGATGCCCATCTCGGTCAGACGGTTACGCGCCGCATCTGCTGCCGCCCAGTCTTTCGCCTGACGCGCTTCCAGACGCGCGTTGATCAACGCTTCAATTTCCGCCACTTCACCGTCGTCCGCCTGCGCACCACTCTGCAGGAACACGTCCGGCTCCTGCTCCAGCAGGCCAAGCACGGAGGAGATCTTACGCAGATGGGACGCCAGCGCATTCGCCGCGGCCATATCTTCTGACTTCAGGCGGTTCACTTCGCGCGCCATGTCGAACAGCACGGAGTAGGCTTCCGGGGTGTTGAAGTCGTCGTTCATAACCTCAACAAAGCGTGCTTCGAACGCTTCGCCGCCCGCAGCAGGAACAGACCTGTCGGTCCCGCGCAGCGCGGTGTACAGACGCTCCAACGCCGAGCGCGCCTGTTTCAGGTTCTCTTCGCTGTAGTTCAGCTGGCTGCGATAGTGGCCGGACATCAGGAAGTAGCGCACGGTTTCCGCGTCGTAATACTTCAGCACGTCGCGCACGGTGAAGAAGTTACCCAGCGATTTAGACATCTTCTCGCGGTCAACCATTACCATCCCGGAGTGCATCCAGTAGTTAACGTACTCGCCGCCGTGGGCGCAGGTGGACTGCGCGATTTCGTTTTCGTGGTGCGGGAACATCAGGTCCGAACCGCCGCCGTGAATGTCGAAGTGCTGGCCAAGCTGCTTGCAGTTCATCGCGGAACATTCAATGTGCCAACCCGGGCGGCCTTCGCCCCACGGGGATGGCCAGCTTGGTTCGCCCTCTTTGGACATTTTCCACAGCACGAAGTCCATCGGGTTACGCTTCACGTCAACCACGTCAACGCGCGCGCCGGCCTGGAGCTGGTCCAGATCCTGACGGGAAAGCGAACCGTAGGTTGGGTCCGTCGGCACCGAGAACATCACGTCACCGTTGTCGGCAACGTAGGCGTGACCGCGTGCGATCAGCTTTTCGGTGATCTCGATGATTTCGTGAATATGGTGGGTCGCGCGCGGCTCGCTGTCCGGGCGCTGAATATTCAGGGCGTCGAAATCTTTGTGCATTTCGACGATCATGCGATCGACCAGCGCAACGAAGCTTTCGCCGTTCTCATTAGCGCGCTTGATGATTTTGTCGTCGATGTCGGTGATATTACGCACGTATTTCAGGGTATAGCCCAGAAAACGCAGGTAGCGGGACACCACGTCAAAAGCGACAAAGGTACGGCCATGGCCAATGTGACAGAGATCGTAAACCGTAATACCACACACGTACATGCCGACTTCCCCGGCATGGATAGGTTTAAATTCCTCTTTTTGGCGCGTCATTGTATTAAAGATTTTTAACATCGAAGATTCCATGTAAACACGTGTGTGGTTGAAAACCGGCTATTCTACCCGTAATTCAAACCCGAAGCAGCACACAATGCAAGGTGATCGCATCCTGTGGTTATGCTATAACAAGCCCCTATAGATGACCCGAACGCGGGTCGACGTACCACAATAACGGAACAGGATGCAAAAATGGTTACTTTCCACACTAATCATGGCGATATCGTAATCAAAACCTTTGATGACAAAGCGCCTGAAACAGTTAAAAACTTCCTGGACTACTGCCGCGAAGGTTTCTACAACAACACCATTTTCCACCGCGTGATCAACGGTTTTATGATCCAGGGCGGCGGTTTCGAACCTGGCATGAACCAGAAAGCCACCAAAGAAGCGATCAAAAACGAAGCGAACAACGGCCTGAAAAACACCCGCGGCACGCTGGCGATGGCGCGTACTCAGGCACCTCACTCTGCAACCGCGCAGTTCTTCATCAACGTGGCTGACAATGACTTCCTGAACTTCTCCGGTGAAAGCCTGCAGGGTTGGGGCTACTGCGTATTCGCAGAAGTGGTTGAAGGTATGGACGTGGTTGACAAGATCAAAGCCGTCTCTACTGGCCGCAGCGGTATGCACCAGGACGTTCCTAAAGAAGACGTTGTGATTACAAGCGTGACCGTCAGCGAGTAATTGGTGGCGACACTCTTTATTGCGGATCTGCATCTGCAAACAGAAGAACCGGCGATAACCGCCGGTTTTCTGCGTTTTTTACGCGGTGAAGCGAAAAGCGCCGATGCGCTGTACATCCTGGGCGACCTCTTTGAAGCCTGGATTGGCGACGACGACCCTAATCCGCTGCACCGTGAAATGGCCGCCGCCATTCACGCGCTGGTCGATGCCGGCGTCCCCTGCTACTTCATTCACGGCAACCGTGATTTCCTGATCGGCAAGCGCTACGCCCGCGAAAGCGGCATGACGCTGCTGCCGGAAGAGCAGGTGCTCGACCTCTATGGCCGCAAGGTCCTGATCATGCACGGCGACACGCTCTGCACCGACGATACCGGCTACCTGGCGTTTCGCGCCAAAGTCCACACCCCGTGGATCCAAAAGGCGTTCCTTGCACTGCCGCTGTTTATCCGCAACCGCATCGCCGCCAGAATGCGCGCGGGCAGTAAAGCCGCCAACAGCAGCAAATCCATGACCATCATGGACGTGAACCCGCAGGCCGTGGTGAGCGTGATGGAGAAGCATGGCGTCCAGTGGTTGATCCACGGTCATACCCATCGTCCCGATGTCCATACGCTGGTGGCCAACGGTGAGCCCGCCCATCGCGTGGTATTGGGTGCCTGGCACACTGAGGGATCGATGGTCAAAGTCACCCCAGAAGGTGTCGAACTGATCGCGTTTCCGTTTTAACCTTTTCTCGTCGTTTCGCTTATTTCTCAGCCACGCAACCGTTTTCCTTGCCCGTATTACATGCTATTCTCTGTGCCCTCGAAAGCAGTGTGTTTCGCACCACAGGAGTTTTAAGACGCATGTCTTCCCGCAATAATCCGGCGCGTGTCGCCATCGTGATGGGGTCCAAAAGCGACTGGGCTACCATGCAGTTCGCCGCCGAAATCTTTGAAATCCTGAATGTTCCGCACCACGTTGAAGTGGTCTCCGCGCACCGTACACCGGACAAACTGTTCAGCTTCGCCGAAAGCGCCGAAGAGAACGGTTATGAGGTGATCGTTGCCGGCGCGGGGGGCGCAGCACATCTGCCGGGCATGATTGCCGCCAAAACCCTGGTGCCGGTTCTGGGCGTCCCGGTACAAAGCGCCGCGTTAAGCGGTGTGGA contains:
- the malI gene encoding Mal regulon transcriptional regulator MalI, which translates into the protein MKKVSIIDVAKHAGVSVSTVSLVLRQKGKISEATIGKVNAAINTLGYVHNVAAANLRANTSNLIGLILRDFSDSFSIKVMASIVQELEKQGYMVFLGQPLNDREHLERTLLSFKQQGVAGVIYLASDTRTSALPEQIRQCPLPLVVVSQSLLDEKCNLVMRDNRQAANLAARYLIERGHRTIAYIGGREGCLIREQRLLGFRSAMTQNGLVWRDDYSPACSDDTQAAAMATRQLLEKNNAITALLCHSPDAMIGSISGIHQVGRTVGKDVFLTQQVALIGFEDMLHVNLTSPSFTYVSSASDETGRQAAGLIIRKLKEPDLQTQRITLSGQLIARESA
- a CDS encoding metal-dependent hydrolase codes for the protein MPTVITHAAVPLCLGLGLGTKVIPPRLLFAGIVLAMLPDADVLAFKFGVAYGNVFGHRGFTHSLLFAFVVPILCVLIGRRWFRASLTRCWLFLTVSLLSHSLLDSITTGGKGVGWLWPWSDERFFAPWQVIKVAPFALSRYTTPYGHQVIVSELLWVWLPGAVLMGLLWWRRR
- a CDS encoding IS4 family transposase, with the protein product MPLQTVCQKFFSASLPDIHSFRVNVLVSMAVALTHGANLTLTSLGRTLPGRAHVKNKIKRVDRALGNTALHRDIPRIQHLLTHTITSLMPFCMIAVDWTGWHDRNWHLLRASLVCNGRSLPLMSEVVPAELAQNSDVQCRFLDRLHDAIPKDKAVTIITDAGFRTDWFRHVSLLGWRFTGRVRGCISFRLEDEKKWMKISELEATGQPVCVGYGVLSRKPRTPCYGRFYLHRRPEAGRHGKGGMPKTQREHRSSAREPWLLFSNAEGLEPHQIMALYSRRMQIEQNFRDDKSPRFGFGLRLSRSQGKGRLEVLNMVAAMASLVMWLAGYRAERQCLHWHYQASSIRHRRVLSYLSLAEEVIRHEPGKVRRLNIGNEMKKLGKEYSNMVMVA
- the cysS gene encoding cysteine--tRNA ligase, coding for MLKIFNTMTRQKEEFKPIHAGEVGMYVCGITVYDLCHIGHGRTFVAFDVVSRYLRFLGYTLKYVRNITDIDDKIIKRANENGESFVALVDRMIVEMHKDFDALNIQRPDSEPRATHHIHEIIEITEKLIARGHAYVADNGDVMFSVPTDPTYGSLSRQDLDQLQAGARVDVVDVKRNPMDFVLWKMSKEGEPSWPSPWGEGRPGWHIECSAMNCKQLGQHFDIHGGGSDLMFPHHENEIAQSTCAHGGEYVNYWMHSGMVMVDREKMSKSLGNFFTVRDVLKYYDAETVRYFLMSGHYRSQLNYSEENLKQARSALERLYTALRGTDRSVPAAGGEAFEARFVEVMNDDFNTPEAYSVLFDMAREVNRLKSEDMAAANALASHLRKISSVLGLLEQEPDVFLQSGAQADDGEVAEIEALINARLEARQAKDWAAADAARNRLTEMGIILEDGPQGTTWRRK
- the ppiB gene encoding peptidylprolyl isomerase B, yielding MVTFHTNHGDIVIKTFDDKAPETVKNFLDYCREGFYNNTIFHRVINGFMIQGGGFEPGMNQKATKEAIKNEANNGLKNTRGTLAMARTQAPHSATAQFFINVADNDFLNFSGESLQGWGYCVFAEVVEGMDVVDKIKAVSTGRSGMHQDVPKEDVVITSVTVSE
- the lpxH gene encoding UDP-2,3-diacylglucosamine diphosphatase; this encodes MATLFIADLHLQTEEPAITAGFLRFLRGEAKSADALYILGDLFEAWIGDDDPNPLHREMAAAIHALVDAGVPCYFIHGNRDFLIGKRYARESGMTLLPEEQVLDLYGRKVLIMHGDTLCTDDTGYLAFRAKVHTPWIQKAFLALPLFIRNRIAARMRAGSKAANSSKSMTIMDVNPQAVVSVMEKHGVQWLIHGHTHRPDVHTLVANGEPAHRVVLGAWHTEGSMVKVTPEGVELIAFPF
- the purE gene encoding 5-(carboxyamino)imidazole ribonucleotide mutase, giving the protein MSSRNNPARVAIVMGSKSDWATMQFAAEIFEILNVPHHVEVVSAHRTPDKLFSFAESAEENGYEVIVAGAGGAAHLPGMIAAKTLVPVLGVPVQSAALSGVDSLYSIVQMPRGIPVGTLAIGKAGAANAALLAAQILATHDKALHQRLADWRKAQTDEVLDNPDPRGAA